Proteins from a genomic interval of Hemitrygon akajei unplaced genomic scaffold, sHemAka1.3 Scf000067, whole genome shotgun sequence:
- the LOC140722023 gene encoding E3 ubiquitin-protein ligase TRIM39-like, with product PPVSVTLDVETANPYLDVSEDRKSVRRTWTWRNLPDTGKRFTDRPCVLGSEGFTSGRHYWEVEVTGNQLWWLGVAAESVERKGRVRLRPETGFWVIRRDDDVLHRDCDVYGIPSPESRLAAGPIPGRVGVYLSYESGTVSFYNAETKSHLHTFTGNKFTGKLYPFFMNWDENQWLRICSGSAPGL from the coding sequence cccccagtctctgtcactctggatgtggaaacggcgaatccgtatCTCGacgtgtctgaggatcggaagagtgtgagacggacctggacctggaggaatctccctgacaccgggaagagattcacagaccggccttgtgtgctgggatcggagggattcacatcggggagacattattgggaggtggaggtgacggggaatcagctctggtggctgggagtcgccgcagagtctgtggagaggaagggacgggtcagactgagaccggagaccggattctgggtcatcaggcgggatgatgacgtgttacatcgggattgtgacgtgtaCGGTatcccctcccccgagtcccgtctcgctgccggtcccatccccgggagggtgggagtttatctcagttacgagtccgggacagtttcattttacaacgcggagaccaagtcccatctccacaccttcactgggaataaattcacggggaaactttatcctttcttcatgaactgggatgaaaaccagtggctgagaatctgctccggttccgctccgggtctgtaa